A part of Miscanthus floridulus cultivar M001 chromosome 6, ASM1932011v1, whole genome shotgun sequence genomic DNA contains:
- the LOC136457898 gene encoding protein WALLS ARE THIN 1-like has protein sequence MVPEKLKLFIGVLALQFLLAGFHIVSRAALNMGISKIVFIVYRNIISLALLAPFAYFLEKKDRPPLTFSLLVEFFLLALCGITANQGFYLLGLYHLSPTYASAIQNTVPAITFVMAAVLRLEQVDLSRRHGVAKVVGTVVSIGGATVITLYKGLPLFHHNLHVKSLVTLSSSSPILNWTLGCVFILGHCLSWSGWMVLQVPVLKRYPARLSVLSLTCIFGLLQFLAIAVFTEEDLSRWKVHSGVELFTILYAGLVASGVAFALQIWCIDRGGPLFTAVFQPVQTVAVAVMAAAILGDQLYTGGIIGAVLIVIGLYFVLWGKSAEKKAARNLQDQLAQGGDVTQHLLTGEASVEGDEEAPATD, from the exons ATGGTTCCTGAGAAGCTGAAGCTGTTCATCGGAGTGCTGGCCCTGCAGTTCCTCCTCGCAGGGTTCCACATTGTCTCCAGGGCGGCGCTCAACATGGGCATCAGCAAGATCGTGTTCATCGTGTACAGGAACATCATCTCCCTCGCCTTGCTCGCTCCGTTCGCCTACTTCCTCGAGAA GAAAGACAGGCCACCACTCACCTTCTCTTTGCTGGTGGAGTTTTTTCTGCTAGCGCTGTGTGG GATAACTGCAAACCAGGGCTTCTACCTCCTGGGCCTGTATCACCTATCACCAACCTACGCCTCTGCGATACAGAACACCGTCCCTGCGATCACCTTCGTCATGGCCGCTGTCCTCAG GCTTGAGCAGGTGGACCTGAGCAGGAGGCATGGGGTGGCCAAGGTGGTGGGCACGGTGGTGAGCATCGGAGGGGCGACCGTGATAACCCTGTACAAGGGCCTGCCGCTGTTCCATCACAATCTGCACGTCAAGTCTCTGGTGACGCTGTCCTCCTCCAGCCCCATCCTCAACTGGACTCTCGGCTGCGTTTTCATCCTCGGCCACTGCCTCTCCTGGTCCGGATGGATGGTCCTTCAG GTGCCGGTGCTGAAGAGATACCCAGCCAGGCTATCGGTCCTGTCACTGACCTGCATCTTTGGGCTCCTCCAGTTCCTGGCCATTGCCGTCTTCACCGAGGAGGACCTGAGCAGGTGGAAGGTCCACTCAGGAGTGGAGCTCTTCACCATCCTATACGCT GGTCTGGTGGCGTCCGGGGTTGCGTTTGCTCTGCAGATCTGGTGCATCGACAGGGGAGGCCCGCTCTTCACCGCCGTCTTCCAGCCGGTGCagaccgtcgccgtcgccgtcatgGCTGCCGCCATCCTCGGAGACCAGCTCTACACGGGAGG GATCATTGGAGCTGTGCTGATCGTCATCGGCCTCTACTTCGTGCTGTGGGGCAAGAGCGCGGAGAAGAAGGCCGCCAGGAACTTGCAGGATCAGCTGGCGCAGGGAGGAGACGTGACGCAGCACCTGCTCACGGGAGAAGCTTCAGTGGAAGGCGATGAAGAAGCTCCGGCCACTGACTGA